A single region of the Moritella sp. Urea-trap-13 genome encodes:
- the panB gene encoding 3-methyl-2-oxobutanoate hydroxymethyltransferase, with translation MSKVTVSKLLKMKEAGQKFASITAYDASFAALFDEVGVPVLLVGDSMGMVLQGHNDTLPVTVTDIAYHTRCVRAGATKALVIADMPFMSYATKEQTLTNATTLMQAGANMVKVEGGEWLVDSVAALTERGIPVCGHLGLTPQSVHVFGGFKIQGRAQDKADEMVEHALLLQAAGIQLLVVECIPAPLAKRISEALTIPVIGIGAGRDTDGQILVMHDAFGISKGFVPKFSKNFLAATGDMRDAVSAYIDEVAAQTFPADEHMFS, from the coding sequence ATGAGTAAAGTTACCGTATCGAAACTGCTTAAGATGAAAGAAGCAGGCCAGAAGTTTGCCAGTATTACCGCTTATGATGCTAGTTTTGCAGCATTATTTGACGAAGTCGGCGTGCCAGTATTATTAGTTGGTGACTCGATGGGCATGGTATTACAAGGCCACAATGATACGCTACCTGTTACCGTTACAGATATTGCTTATCATACCCGCTGTGTACGTGCTGGTGCAACCAAAGCACTGGTTATCGCTGATATGCCATTCATGAGCTACGCCACTAAAGAACAGACCTTAACCAATGCCACAACGCTAATGCAAGCGGGTGCTAACATGGTTAAAGTCGAAGGCGGTGAATGGTTAGTTGACAGCGTTGCTGCATTAACTGAGCGCGGTATTCCAGTGTGTGGTCATCTTGGTTTAACACCGCAATCAGTCCATGTATTTGGTGGTTTTAAAATACAAGGTCGCGCCCAAGATAAAGCCGATGAAATGGTTGAGCATGCGCTGTTATTGCAAGCCGCTGGCATCCAATTATTAGTAGTAGAGTGTATCCCTGCACCACTGGCAAAACGCATTTCTGAAGCCTTAACAATCCCAGTGATTGGCATTGGCGCAGGTCGCGATACTGATGGTCAAATCTTAGTAATGCACGATGCATTCGGCATTTCGAAAGGCTTTGTACCTAAATTCTCAAAAAACTTTTTAGCCGCAACTGGTGACATGCGTGACGCTGTTAGCGCCTATATCGATGAAGTTGCTGCGCAGACTTTCCCTGCCGATGAGCACATGTTCTCATAG